One window of Longimicrobiales bacterium genomic DNA carries:
- a CDS encoding saccharopine dehydrogenase NADP-binding domain-containing protein, which translates to MSDFLLYGANGYTGRLILKRALDAGVRPQLAGRSADAIETLAREHSLDHRTFELGDSTALNAALEATPVVLHAAGPFSRTALPMVDACLRTGTHYVDITGEIGVFEQIHARSERALAAGVMLLPGAGFDVVPTDLLAAHLKQRLPTAKRLRLAFRAAGGSVSRGTALTMVENAASGGAVRIDGRIRPVPAAWRTRTVDFGFDTHPVTVTTIPWGDVATAYYSTGIPNIEVYTAMDPAQRRMLAASRRISGLLGSAPVQRLLKAFVRARISGPDEARRRRAVSLVWGEAEDDAGSRVSARMRAPEGYTLTAMTSVEIVRRVLGGDAPAGFQTPSLAYGADWILELAGVAREDVHGQDVRGAG; encoded by the coding sequence ATCTCCGATTTCCTGCTGTACGGCGCGAACGGCTACACCGGCCGCCTTATCCTGAAGCGTGCGCTCGATGCCGGCGTGAGACCGCAGCTCGCCGGTCGCAGCGCCGACGCCATCGAAACGCTCGCGCGCGAGCATTCGCTCGATCATCGAACCTTCGAGCTGGGCGACTCGACTGCGCTCAATGCTGCACTCGAAGCGACACCGGTGGTGCTGCACGCGGCAGGACCGTTCTCACGCACAGCCCTGCCCATGGTCGATGCGTGTCTGCGCACGGGGACACACTACGTGGACATCACCGGTGAGATCGGCGTGTTCGAACAGATCCACGCGCGCAGCGAGCGAGCGCTTGCGGCCGGTGTCATGCTGCTCCCGGGCGCCGGTTTCGACGTCGTCCCGACCGACCTGCTCGCGGCACACCTCAAACAGCGACTCCCGACCGCCAAACGTCTGCGGCTCGCGTTCCGCGCGGCAGGCGGTTCGGTTTCGCGCGGAACGGCGCTCACGATGGTAGAGAACGCGGCTAGCGGCGGCGCGGTGCGCATCGACGGTCGCATCAGGCCCGTGCCCGCGGCGTGGCGTACGCGCACCGTCGATTTCGGCTTCGACACACATCCGGTGACCGTCACGACGATCCCGTGGGGCGACGTGGCGACGGCCTATTACAGCACGGGGATCCCGAACATCGAGGTCTACACCGCCATGGATCCCGCGCAGCGTCGCATGCTTGCGGCCAGCCGCCGCATCAGCGGACTGCTGGGGTCCGCGCCGGTGCAGCGGCTGCTCAAGGCATTCGTACGCGCGCGGATCAGCGGGCCCGACGAGGCGCGCCGCCGACGTGCCGTATCGCTTGTCTGGGGCGAGGCCGAGGATGATGCCGGGAGTCGAGTGAGCGCGCGGATGCGGGCGCCGGAGGGGTACACGCTCACTGCAATGACATCGGTCGAGATCGTTCGCCGCGTCCTGGGTGGCGATGCCCCCGCAGGGTTCCAGACGCCCTCGCTCGCGTATGGTGCGGACTGGATCCTGGAGCTCGCGGGCGTCGCGCGCGAGGACGTTCACGGGCAGGATGTGAGAGGGGCGGGATGA
- a CDS encoding tetratricopeptide repeat protein, producing MSEQPSLWDRIRRARVFQVLAVYLGASWVVLQIADVLVDALTLPPWVVPVTLILLLVGMVVILATAWIQSLPSTTAREAAGELPTDWQIAPRDVLASLRQGRMPHLTWGRSIAGGVVVVALLFGGAGMYVGMSRGEGLRIGPAQASASEAAEGIAVVPFEVRGQDLEIWREGMMDLLSNGLDGVGGFRTIDSRTVMARWNDQVGDAATADLATTLSVARAVDARFALEGSVVGLGPNVRLVANVYDLDTDREVATAQSEGPAEDVLRLVDELAVRTMRALLLSIGRAGAGDLSAETITTSSLPALRSFLEGENHYRKGRFADAVQSYERAVAADSTFAIALVRLSESYGWLESQNSARMLEVGERAIAQAHRLSPRYQFIMEGWDALNRGSAEGLPSLEEAVRKYPDDPEAWFLLAETYIHVGGATYGTDEQLWEALRRATTLDPSFAPYLVHLAEFAVLRGDRALADSTLARYETLAGNRNDLEHISLAIPLLLGSDEEAAAVLENADSIAPRTFDLYGGTFARRHDRFDRDAAADAVWAKLTEANRVAFQAYYAGSMGRIEHGGAVAREPRVTPSDRGIYWGHVNELWNTDPSQHGAAAAMSPAVCDDPAFNSTCHLFVGTAAARLGRWPDHRRTLERLREQAAAVVADNPASAGRIEALADVVEGAGAAHQGDTRRGRELLERHAQNAGLAGERARLELAWLEAAAGRPERALRHFRSALAGYSRPLALYGVASMHEQLGQPEQARPYWASLVTLTRAGDELPRILEARQALARSAGEPAVR from the coding sequence ATGTCCGAACAGCCCTCACTCTGGGATCGCATCAGGCGCGCGCGCGTGTTCCAGGTCCTCGCCGTCTACCTGGGTGCCTCCTGGGTCGTGCTCCAGATCGCCGATGTGCTGGTCGACGCGCTCACGCTGCCGCCGTGGGTGGTGCCGGTAACGTTGATTCTGCTGCTGGTCGGAATGGTAGTCATCCTGGCGACTGCGTGGATCCAGTCTCTGCCGAGCACGACCGCTCGCGAAGCGGCGGGTGAGCTGCCGACGGACTGGCAGATCGCGCCGCGTGACGTGCTGGCGAGCCTGAGGCAGGGGCGGATGCCGCACCTCACATGGGGCCGCAGCATCGCGGGCGGTGTGGTGGTGGTCGCGCTGCTGTTCGGCGGCGCCGGCATGTACGTGGGGATGTCGCGCGGGGAAGGGTTGCGGATCGGTCCGGCACAGGCGAGTGCATCGGAGGCAGCCGAGGGCATTGCGGTGGTGCCGTTCGAAGTGCGCGGCCAGGACCTGGAGATCTGGCGCGAGGGGATGATGGACCTGCTGTCGAACGGCCTGGACGGCGTGGGCGGCTTCCGGACGATCGACTCGCGGACCGTGATGGCGCGGTGGAACGACCAGGTGGGCGATGCCGCGACCGCCGACCTGGCAACGACACTGAGTGTCGCGCGTGCAGTGGATGCGCGGTTCGCACTCGAGGGCAGCGTAGTGGGCCTGGGCCCCAACGTGCGGCTCGTCGCGAACGTGTACGACCTGGACACGGACCGCGAGGTGGCGACCGCGCAGTCGGAGGGACCTGCGGAGGACGTGCTGCGTCTGGTCGATGAGCTGGCCGTGCGCACTATGCGCGCACTGCTGCTGTCGATCGGCCGTGCGGGCGCAGGCGACCTGTCGGCGGAGACCATCACCACTTCGTCACTGCCCGCGCTGCGGTCGTTCCTCGAGGGGGAGAATCATTACCGCAAGGGCCGTTTCGCGGACGCGGTGCAGAGCTACGAGCGTGCCGTCGCCGCCGACTCGACATTCGCCATCGCGCTGGTGCGTCTGTCGGAGTCGTACGGCTGGCTGGAGAGTCAGAACAGCGCGCGCATGCTCGAGGTCGGCGAGCGGGCGATCGCGCAGGCGCATCGTCTGTCGCCGCGCTATCAGTTCATCATGGAAGGATGGGATGCGCTGAACCGTGGCTCAGCGGAGGGGCTGCCGTCGCTCGAGGAAGCGGTGCGGAAGTATCCGGATGATCCGGAGGCGTGGTTCCTCCTGGCGGAGACGTACATCCACGTGGGCGGCGCGACGTACGGCACGGACGAGCAGCTGTGGGAAGCACTGCGGCGTGCGACGACGCTGGATCCGAGCTTCGCACCGTACCTCGTGCATCTCGCCGAGTTCGCCGTACTGCGCGGTGATCGCGCGCTGGCCGACTCGACGCTGGCGCGCTACGAGACGCTGGCCGGCAACCGCAATGACCTCGAGCACATTTCTCTTGCGATTCCACTGCTGCTCGGCAGTGACGAAGAAGCGGCCGCAGTTCTCGAGAACGCCGACAGCATCGCGCCGCGGACGTTCGACCTTTACGGCGGCACGTTCGCCCGGCGACATGACCGCTTCGATCGCGACGCGGCGGCCGACGCGGTGTGGGCGAAGCTGACGGAGGCCAACCGCGTCGCGTTCCAGGCGTATTACGCCGGCAGCATGGGCCGCATCGAGCACGGGGGCGCGGTCGCCCGGGAGCCCCGCGTCACCCCATCCGACCGCGGGATCTACTGGGGTCACGTGAACGAGCTGTGGAATACGGACCCGTCACAGCACGGCGCGGCGGCGGCGATGAGCCCCGCGGTATGCGACGATCCCGCGTTCAACTCGACGTGTCACCTGTTCGTCGGCACGGCTGCGGCGCGGCTGGGCCGCTGGCCCGACCACCGTCGAACACTGGAGCGGCTGCGCGAACAGGCAGCGGCCGTTGTCGCGGACAATCCGGCTTCCGCGGGGCGCATCGAGGCGCTGGCAGACGTGGTCGAGGGGGCCGGTGCAGCGCATCAGGGGGACACGCGCCGCGGCCGCGAGCTGCTGGAGCGTCACGCGCAGAACGCCGGCCTCGCCGGCGAGCGCGCGCGTCTCGAGCTCGCGTGGCTGGAAGCGGCGGCCGGCCGACCGGAGCGCGCCCTGCGCCATTTCAGGTCCGCACTCGCGGGCTACTCCCGACCACTTGCACTGTACGGCGTCGCCAGCATGCACGAGCAGCTCGGGCAGCCGGAGCAGGCACGGCCGTACTGGGCGAGCCTCGTGACACTCACGCGCGCTGGCGACGAGCTGCCACGCATCCTCGAGGCGCGGCAGGCACTCGCCCGCAGTGCCGGCGAGCCCGCCGTCCGCTGA